In Flagellatimonas centrodinii, a single window of DNA contains:
- a CDS encoding DUF3237 domain-containing protein — protein MHALNTEHLFRYQARLHPPQVVGPVAEGIRVNFWIAGGEVLGPRIRGTMAAQGADFLTLRRDGVAELNVQGTIETDDGALIHINYPGLSDLGVDAYERFLKGDIPPLLHLRTVPRLRCAHPAYADLERCLCIGVGEGNLETLQVTYDVYAVR, from the coding sequence ATGCATGCCCTGAATACCGAACATCTTTTCCGCTACCAGGCGCGGCTGCATCCGCCCCAGGTGGTGGGGCCCGTCGCCGAGGGCATTCGCGTCAACTTCTGGATCGCCGGGGGCGAGGTCCTCGGTCCGCGGATTCGCGGCACCATGGCCGCGCAGGGCGCCGACTTTCTCACCCTGCGCCGCGACGGGGTCGCCGAGTTGAACGTCCAGGGGACCATCGAGACCGATGATGGCGCGCTGATCCACATCAACTATCCGGGTCTCAGCGATCTCGGGGTCGATGCCTACGAGCGGTTTCTAAAGGGTGACATCCCGCCGCTGCTGCACCTGCGAACGGTTCCGCGGTTGCGCTGCGCCCATCCCGCGTATGCCGATCTCGAACGCTGCCTGTGCATCGGTGTTGGCGAGGGCAACCTGGAAACACTGCAGGTCACATACGACGTGTACGCCGTCCGCTGA
- a CDS encoding glucose 1-dehydrogenase produces the protein MSSLVRSNGADAMDYLNRFRLDGKVALVTGGAQGLGREIALALSSVGARLVVTDIADGGGQATVEAIRAAGGEAVCAVHDVTDEPAWEAAVATAVSAFGSLDVLVNNAGVESGSLVRDCSVEQFRQIQDINVTGTFLGCKHAIRAMSPGGSAGRGGAIVNMSSAAALVGVIAHGAYGASKGAVRSLTKAAAVECGRLGAGVRVNSLHPGLILTAMGEQLLDGLITLGLAPDRAAAEAALLALHPLGRFGEPVDVASAVIYLASDAAGWVTGAELSIDGGVVAA, from the coding sequence TTGTCGTCGCTCGTCCGCAGCAACGGCGCTGATGCCATGGACTACCTCAATCGCTTTCGCCTCGACGGCAAGGTCGCATTGGTCACCGGTGGCGCGCAGGGGCTGGGCCGCGAAATTGCGCTGGCACTCTCGTCCGTCGGCGCTCGCCTGGTGGTGACCGACATCGCCGACGGTGGGGGTCAGGCCACTGTCGAAGCCATTCGCGCGGCGGGCGGCGAAGCCGTCTGCGCCGTTCATGACGTCACCGACGAGCCGGCCTGGGAGGCCGCTGTCGCGACGGCGGTGAGCGCATTCGGTAGCCTCGATGTCCTGGTCAACAATGCGGGCGTCGAATCCGGTTCGCTGGTGCGTGACTGCAGTGTCGAGCAGTTCCGTCAGATTCAGGACATCAATGTCACGGGTACCTTCCTAGGCTGCAAGCATGCGATTCGTGCGATGTCGCCGGGGGGCAGCGCCGGGCGTGGCGGCGCCATCGTCAACATGTCCTCCGCCGCTGCGTTGGTGGGCGTGATTGCCCACGGCGCCTATGGGGCGTCAAAAGGCGCCGTGCGCTCCCTGACCAAGGCGGCGGCGGTTGAATGCGGACGTCTGGGGGCCGGGGTCCGAGTCAACTCGCTGCATCCCGGACTGATCCTCACCGCCATGGGCGAGCAATTGCTTGATGGCTTGATTACCTTGGGCCTGGCGCCCGATCGGGCTGCAGCCGAGGCGGCATTGCTGGCACTGCACCCCCTGGGTCGCTTCGGCGAGCCGGTGGATGTCGCCAGCGCCGTCATCTATCTGGCCAGCGACGCGGCCGGCTGGGTGACCGGGGCTGAACTGTCGATTGACGGTGGTGTGGTCGCCGCATGA
- a CDS encoding DUF1329 domain-containing protein yields MHIRRFDRDFSRRHFLKTVAAGAGGAGVLMPLWQALAETGEATRAYPEELLSIEAYTRGRIQPGDVITADNVELVKDLLEPVKYEQVKTMGRRLKVKASTTDLMRLSPWEYLEATLRNQGKARFDDKGNVVAPDGGPWIGGNPFPAAQSALELFASLTLNWGRHDGSFYAIFEQDLGPEGKVNYEYEAGWAELSPVARVSMEPKPYWPGHEDKLRYQSIVFLEPHSSRGTSFLNIWPYDHSTFPVLYGYVPEFKRVRQFPTDQRFEPLIPGSTLYLSDAWAAGDPLYTWGNYRIVGRGPALCALSDNWNADNDNWHHGTHGGPEGKTFWDTTVELVPEAIICEAEPVKFPRAPVSKKRVWFDARTGLPVAMVSYDRRGQAYRSFDAAFSLYEQGDKRFLDGKHPYWSWAHVHAFDLQTRSMTRLEQVRTASGHDTIANDPGMYDRYLTQSALSRLGS; encoded by the coding sequence ATGCATATACGCCGCTTCGACCGCGACTTCAGCCGCCGCCACTTTCTCAAGACGGTGGCTGCCGGCGCCGGTGGTGCCGGTGTGCTGATGCCGCTGTGGCAGGCCTTGGCGGAAACCGGCGAGGCCACGCGTGCGTATCCTGAGGAGCTGCTGTCGATCGAGGCCTACACCCGTGGCCGCATCCAACCGGGTGACGTCATCACCGCCGACAATGTCGAGCTGGTGAAGGACTTGCTGGAACCGGTCAAGTACGAGCAGGTGAAAACCATGGGGCGGCGCCTCAAGGTCAAGGCCAGCACCACCGACCTGATGCGGCTCAGCCCCTGGGAGTACCTGGAGGCGACGCTGCGCAATCAGGGCAAGGCCCGGTTCGATGACAAGGGCAACGTGGTGGCGCCGGATGGTGGCCCCTGGATCGGCGGCAATCCGTTTCCGGCCGCCCAGTCGGCGCTGGAGCTGTTTGCCAGCCTGACCCTCAACTGGGGGCGGCACGACGGCTCGTTCTACGCCATTTTCGAGCAGGACCTCGGTCCCGAGGGCAAGGTCAACTACGAGTACGAGGCCGGCTGGGCCGAGCTGTCACCGGTGGCACGGGTGAGCATGGAACCCAAGCCCTACTGGCCCGGCCATGAGGACAAGCTGCGCTACCAGTCCATCGTCTTTCTCGAACCGCACAGTTCGCGCGGGACATCGTTTCTCAACATCTGGCCCTACGACCACAGCACGTTTCCGGTGCTCTACGGCTACGTGCCCGAGTTCAAGCGGGTGCGCCAGTTCCCGACCGACCAGCGCTTCGAGCCGCTGATTCCCGGCTCGACGCTGTATCTGTCGGATGCCTGGGCCGCCGGCGATCCGCTCTACACCTGGGGCAACTATCGCATCGTCGGCCGCGGCCCGGCGTTGTGCGCGCTGTCCGACAACTGGAACGCCGATAACGACAACTGGCACCACGGCACGCACGGTGGGCCGGAAGGCAAGACCTTTTGGGACACCACCGTCGAGCTGGTGCCGGAAGCGATCATCTGCGAGGCCGAGCCGGTGAAGTTTCCGCGCGCGCCGGTCAGCAAGAAGCGGGTGTGGTTCGATGCCCGCACCGGGCTGCCGGTGGCGATGGTGTCGTATGACCGCCGCGGCCAGGCCTACCGTTCATTCGATGCCGCCTTCTCGCTCTACGAACAGGGCGACAAACGGTTTCTCGATGGCAAGCATCCGTACTGGTCCTGGGCGCATGTCCACGCCTTTGACCTGCAGACCCGCAGCATGACGCGGCTGGAACAGGTCCGCACCGCGTCTGGCCACGACACCATTGCCAACGATCCCGGCATGTACGACCGCTACCTCACCCAATCCGCCCTGAGCCGACTGGGGAGCTGA
- a CDS encoding acetoacetate--CoA ligase: MADDLKRKLQEGDWLWTPRPEFAQNAQITHYMGWLARNRGKRFEDYNALWQWSVTDTAGFWGSIWDYFEILSDTQPDQVLDRPEMQGSQWFVGSKVNYAEHLLRYEASAAPGETVFHHSSELRPLATMSWQELGRQVRIVATQLRTLGVEPGDRVVSYMPNVPETAVAMMASTAIGAVWSSAAPEFGVQTVIDRFAQIEPKVLFAADGYRFGGKDFKREGEVRRIVASLPSLERVIWLDYLQPEAPLPDLPNVLSWRRLLQHRDVPREQFRFERVGHDHPLWVVFSSGTTGLPKAIVHSHVGVLVEHMKLMHFHINLRPGSTMFFYSTTGWMMWNILLAALFAGSAAVLYDGNPAHPGPEFLWQLAADTGTTSFGASPTFVQMMEKAGLRPGETYDLSRLEAIVVAGAPSTPETFDWFYRCVKSDLWVTSQSGGTELCSGFVGAAPLLPVYAGEIQTRLLGMDVHAWRDDGTPSAPGEVGELVVLTPFPSMPIFFWNDDDGSRYHDAYFNVFPGVWRHGDFIKINDRGGCYIYGRSDSTLNRFGVRIGTAEIYRAVEQMPEIADSLIVCCELPGGHFFMPLFIKLKPGFTLDAGLRERINQRLRSDCSPRHVPDRVYAIDQVPYTLTGKKMEIPVRKILTGMPLAKAASRDAMMNPDAIDYFVRFAQESIDYQWRARESQSA; this comes from the coding sequence ATGGCGGATGATCTCAAGCGAAAGCTGCAGGAAGGCGACTGGTTGTGGACACCGCGTCCCGAGTTCGCCCAGAACGCGCAGATCACGCACTACATGGGGTGGCTGGCGCGCAACCGCGGCAAGCGCTTCGAGGACTACAACGCACTCTGGCAGTGGTCGGTCACCGACACCGCCGGCTTCTGGGGCTCGATCTGGGATTACTTCGAGATTCTGTCCGACACCCAACCCGATCAGGTGCTGGACCGACCCGAGATGCAGGGCAGCCAGTGGTTCGTGGGTTCGAAGGTGAACTACGCCGAGCACCTGCTGCGCTACGAAGCCAGCGCGGCACCGGGCGAAACCGTGTTCCACCACAGCTCTGAGCTGCGTCCGCTGGCGACCATGAGCTGGCAGGAATTGGGTCGTCAGGTGCGAATTGTTGCCACCCAGCTGCGAACCCTCGGTGTCGAACCGGGTGACCGGGTGGTGTCCTACATGCCCAATGTGCCGGAAACGGCGGTGGCGATGATGGCGTCCACCGCCATCGGTGCGGTGTGGTCATCGGCGGCGCCGGAATTCGGCGTGCAGACGGTGATCGACCGCTTCGCCCAGATCGAACCGAAGGTCCTGTTCGCCGCCGATGGCTATCGCTTCGGTGGCAAGGACTTCAAGCGGGAAGGGGAGGTCCGCCGTATTGTCGCGTCGTTGCCGTCGCTGGAGCGGGTGATCTGGCTCGACTATCTGCAGCCGGAGGCGCCGCTGCCGGACCTGCCCAACGTGCTGTCCTGGCGGCGGCTGCTGCAGCATCGCGATGTCCCGCGCGAGCAATTCCGGTTCGAACGGGTCGGCCACGACCATCCACTGTGGGTGGTGTTCTCGTCCGGCACCACCGGTCTGCCCAAGGCGATCGTGCACAGTCATGTCGGGGTGCTGGTCGAGCACATGAAGTTGATGCATTTCCACATCAACCTGCGCCCTGGCTCGACCATGTTTTTTTACAGCACCACCGGCTGGATGATGTGGAACATCCTGCTGGCCGCCTTGTTTGCCGGCAGCGCCGCGGTGCTCTACGACGGCAATCCGGCGCATCCAGGGCCGGAATTCCTGTGGCAACTCGCCGCCGATACCGGTACCACCAGTTTTGGCGCCAGCCCCACCTTTGTGCAGATGATGGAAAAGGCCGGGCTGCGGCCTGGGGAGACCTACGACCTGTCCCGGCTTGAGGCCATCGTGGTTGCCGGCGCGCCGTCGACCCCGGAGACCTTCGACTGGTTCTATCGCTGCGTCAAGAGCGACCTCTGGGTGACCTCGCAGTCCGGCGGCACCGAACTCTGCAGTGGCTTTGTCGGGGCAGCACCGCTGCTGCCGGTGTACGCCGGTGAGATCCAGACCCGATTGCTGGGCATGGATGTCCATGCCTGGCGCGACGATGGCACGCCGTCGGCGCCGGGGGAGGTGGGCGAGTTGGTGGTGTTGACCCCGTTTCCGTCGATGCCGATCTTTTTCTGGAACGACGATGACGGCAGCCGCTATCACGACGCCTACTTCAACGTGTTCCCCGGCGTCTGGCGACACGGTGATTTCATCAAGATCAACGACCGTGGCGGGTGCTACATCTACGGTCGCAGCGACTCCACCCTGAATCGTTTCGGGGTGCGCATCGGGACTGCCGAGATCTACCGTGCCGTCGAGCAGATGCCGGAGATTGCCGACAGCCTCATCGTCTGCTGCGAGCTGCCGGGAGGGCACTTCTTCATGCCGCTGTTCATCAAGCTCAAGCCGGGCTTCACCCTCGACGCCGGCCTGCGGGAGCGGATCAATCAGCGGCTGCGCAGCGACTGCAGCCCGCGCCATGTGCCCGATCGCGTCTATGCGATCGATCAGGTGCCTTACACCCTGACCGGCAAGAAAATGGAAATTCCGGTCCGCAAGATTCTGACCGGCATGCCGCTGGCCAAGGCCGCCAGCCGCGACGCCATGATGAATCCCGACGCCATCGACTATTTCGTGCGGTTCGCCCAGGAGTCCATCGACTACCAGTGGCGGGCGCGGGAATCGCAATCCGCCTGA
- a CDS encoding DUF5938 domain-containing protein translates to MSSKKPVVIYGVTGYTGRLVAEYLREYRTPFIAAGRDAKRIREVLDKVPGIENAEYDIVEVEHTTAALTELFSGAKVVCNMVGPFMKYGPEAVEAAYAAGCHYTDTNGEQNWMMWCEEHWGAKYAERQLLLSPGIAQMYTTGEIAANLCLETPGLDTLDILVLWRGFPTYASTQTIFSILTADFFYLEQNQYVQWAPTARAEYIVPGQHEVAMALPWGGTAHPVWFKNDPRVANVKAMGGVFDRTVMEGVVQITSVVEEQIKKMPKAEQEKALSDMAASLQAGMPPRENQRINTSVDSVHASGPLGRVHCVIHGTCNYKQTGLMQAYAAYHLLQAPPKRYGFASGCQAFGHRELLGVLQSFGLASKPIMTHH, encoded by the coding sequence ATGAGCAGCAAGAAACCCGTCGTGATCTATGGTGTGACCGGCTACACCGGTCGTCTCGTCGCCGAGTACCTGCGGGAGTACCGCACGCCGTTCATCGCCGCCGGGCGTGATGCCAAGCGTATCCGCGAGGTGCTCGACAAGGTGCCCGGGATCGAAAATGCCGAGTACGACATCGTCGAGGTCGAACACACCACCGCCGCGTTGACCGAACTGTTCAGTGGCGCCAAGGTGGTCTGCAACATGGTCGGGCCGTTCATGAAGTACGGCCCCGAGGCGGTCGAGGCCGCCTATGCCGCCGGTTGTCACTACACCGATACCAATGGTGAGCAGAACTGGATGATGTGGTGTGAAGAGCACTGGGGCGCCAAGTACGCGGAGCGCCAGCTGCTGTTGTCGCCGGGCATTGCCCAGATGTACACCACCGGCGAGATTGCCGCCAACCTCTGCCTGGAAACGCCGGGGCTGGATACGCTGGACATTCTGGTGCTCTGGCGCGGGTTCCCGACCTACGCTTCCACCCAGACCATCTTCAGCATTCTCACCGCCGACTTCTTCTATCTGGAGCAGAACCAGTACGTGCAGTGGGCGCCCACCGCCAGGGCCGAATACATCGTGCCAGGCCAGCACGAAGTGGCGATGGCATTGCCCTGGGGCGGCACCGCGCATCCGGTGTGGTTCAAGAACGATCCCCGTGTCGCCAACGTCAAGGCCATGGGCGGCGTGTTCGACCGTACGGTGATGGAAGGCGTGGTGCAGATCACCAGCGTGGTCGAAGAGCAGATCAAGAAGATGCCCAAGGCTGAGCAGGAGAAGGCGCTGTCCGACATGGCCGCCAGCCTGCAGGCCGGCATGCCACCGCGCGAGAACCAGCGCATCAATACCTCGGTGGACTCGGTGCATGCGAGCGGCCCGCTGGGCCGGGTGCACTGCGTGATCCACGGCACCTGCAACTACAAGCAGACCGGGCTGATGCAGGCCTATGCGGCGTATCACCTGTTGCAGGCGCCGCCCAAGCGCTATGGTTTCGCCTCCGGCTGCCAGGCCTTTGGCCACCGCGAATTGCTCGGGGTGCTGCAGAGCTTCGGCCTGGCCAGCAAGCCGATCATGACCCACCACTGA